The segment AGAGAAGCGTCACCGCCGTCGTCAACGATCAAATGCGGACCTTTACCGCCGGGGAAGCGCAGTGCCATTTCCGTACACCACCAGTATTCTTCCAGCGATTCGCCTTTCCAGGCAAAGACCGGTACACCGTCGGCCGCAATGGCAGCAGCGGCATGATCCTGGGTAGAGAAGATGTTACAGCTGGCCCAACGGACGTCGGCACCCAAGGCTACCAGTGTCTCAATCAGGACGGCTGTCTGGATTGTCATATGTAAAGAACCTGTGATCCGTGCTCCTTTCAATGGCTTCGAATCACCATATTTCTTGCGGAGAGCCATCAGACCGGGCATTTCGTGTTCGGAAATCTCGATTTCCTTCCGTCCGAATTCCGCCAGGCTCATATCTGCCACTTTGTAAGGCAGATCAGTAGGGAATAATTGTGACATAATTGATACGAATAAATATTTTTCGCAAAGGTACGATAAAAATAGCAGAATCGCCATAGTCGGGCGGTCCTGCTGTCAGATTCGAGCCTCTTCAGCCAAGGGGTTGAGAGGCAGATGTATGTGATAACCGGCTTCCCGAGAGGAAGAGCGGTTGCCTGTATTCAGGCAAACAAGGATAGAATATACGAAATGACCGGAACCAGAATGGCGGTCATGATACCCATCAGACCGATAGCCAGCCCGCTCAATGCGCCTTCTACGGCTCCCAGCTGGATGGCGGCTGCCGTACCGACTCCGTGCGACGAAGCGCCTAAGGCCAATCCTTTAGCGATGCGGCTTTCGATACCCAGCACTTTCATAACGGCCGGACCGACAATACTCCCGAAGATACCTACCGCCACAACGATAACGGCCGTCAATGACGGAATACCGCCGTTCTTTTCAGAAATACCCATGGCAATCGGTGTCGTGACCGACTTGGGTTGCAGGGTGGCAATCAGCGACTGGTCGGCACCCATCAGCTTTCCGATGGCTATTACGCTGATAATCCCGACGATAGCCCCGACAAAGACCGAGGTCAGGATCGAAACGACATTCCCTTTCAGGTATTTCATCTGTTCGAACAAGACATATCCCAGGGCAACAACCGAAGGACCTAACATGAAATGAATCAGGTGACTGCCTTGCTGGAACGATTCATATTCAATATCGAGCACTTCCAGGATGACGATGATCACGAAAATAGAGGTGAGCAGCGGATGGAGCAGGCTCAGATGCGTTTTCTTATACAAAAGAGTAGCGGCGATATACGTACCGACCACCAGGGCCAGGTCGAATATCTCAGAATGAACCAACGAATGCATACCGGCTTATTTTTTTCGTTTTTCGAATTTTTGTTGAACAAGGGCTACCGTAGCGATTACCAGAATGGTACTGACTACACACGAAATCAGGATCACGGCCCAGTAATGAGAAATTACGCCGATCGATGTCATCAGTCCGACACCGGCGGGAAGGAAGAACAAGCCCATATTGTCCGTCAGCAGTTTGGAGATTTTATTCACATGGCATGGCTTTACCACCTTAAACGCCAAGGCTAAGAAAAGCAGAACCATCCCGATTACGCTTCCCGGGATAAACCCGTGGATAAAATGGCTGATACACTCTCCTACAAAGTAGAAAAACATGATGTGAAAAACTTGCAATAACATAATCTTTTTGCCTAAACTAAATGCCTACTTATACACTATTTGATAACCGATGCAAAGATAAGTTAGCAATTTGTAAAGATGTTCTACAACATGCTTAATTAACATGATTTTTAACATTCATTGAAAAATGACCTGTTTCAAAACACGCCGGCTTTTTGTCAATTTGCGCCGGCTTTTGA is part of the Parabacteroides sp. AD58 genome and harbors:
- a CDS encoding LrgB family protein, which produces MHSLVHSEIFDLALVVGTYIAATLLYKKTHLSLLHPLLTSIFVIIVILEVLDIEYESFQQGSHLIHFMLGPSVVALGYVLFEQMKYLKGNVVSILTSVFVGAIVGIISVIAIGKLMGADQSLIATLQPKSVTTPIAMGISEKNGGIPSLTAVIVVAVGIFGSIVGPAVMKVLGIESRIAKGLALGASSHGVGTAAAIQLGAVEGALSGLAIGLMGIMTAILVPVISYILSLFA
- a CDS encoding CidA/LrgA family protein translates to MLLQVFHIMFFYFVGECISHFIHGFIPGSVIGMVLLFLALAFKVVKPCHVNKISKLLTDNMGLFFLPAGVGLMTSIGVISHYWAVILISCVVSTILVIATVALVQQKFEKRKK